The Cervus elaphus chromosome 9, mCerEla1.1, whole genome shotgun sequence genomic interval GCTGGCGACTGCGCTGTGCGTCCAGCCCGGGATGccctccgccccctccccgcgtCCTGCCGCTGTTTGGCTTGTTAGCGCGATTCGGCGCGTCCTGCCTCGGTGGAGTGAGGAGGGATTGTCAGTCTAAGGAGGCTGAGGCTCCGCGAAGGGGAGGAATTTGCACGAGGTCACCCAGGGAAAGCCAGAAGAACGGCTTTGGGAAATTCAGGACTCTTGGCAGCACTCGTGCCTGTGCACCAGAGCGGGCCTGGCAGTCCCTTGATGGCGGGAGGGCGGGGATGTGCGCTTTGGGCTTTCAGTCTTCCCTGCGGGAAGGGTGAGGCGGGAGGGTGCCGATCGCAGCCTGACCCGTGCTCCGCAGCCCGAGGACGAGGAAGACGTGGAGCCGGCGCTGGAGGAGCTGGAGCAGCGCGAGGTGTTGGTGCTGGGGCTGGACGGCTCCGGGAAAAGCACATTCCTGCGCGTGCTGGCGGGGAAGCCACCGCTGGAAGGCCACATCCCCACCTGGGGCTTCAACTCCGTGCGGCTGCCCACCAGGGACTTCGAGGTGGACCTGCTGGAGAGTGAGCagacaccccccctccccccgcaccCGTCTCCCCCGTCATCTCAGCTGGACCCACGTTGGGGCTTGTTAATTAAGCAGGACGCGCCCCTGTAGAAAATTCTTCCCATGTGTCCCTGGGGCATAGGATGGAGTCCAGCACCGCTCTGTTCTCTGGTTTGGTCGCCGCCTGTCCGTCACCCTTACTGCAGCCCAAGTGCCTAACCCTGATACACTCACAGCTGAAGTTTCATGTATGCCAAACACTTGACAGACAGCACTTTAAAAAACCCTCCCAACTGGAAAGAGTTATTACCTTCATTATGTATGTCCTGCATGAGGCAGTGAGGCCcagaaagttaaataatttatccAGGCTCAGGCAGCTTGCCAGTCAGTTAATGCTGTCTGTCTGGCTCTGGGCTCTCGATGTTAAGTACATTGCTTGTTTctgaagtgagtgagtgagagtcgctcagtcatgtccgactctttaggatCCCAtaggacctcatggactgtgtagcccaccagtcttctcaaTCCATGGTTTCTCCAGGGTTTCTGAAGGGTGCTTCAGAAGGGTTTCTGAAGGGTTTTCTTTCTTATCATCTGTGCTTTGCATGCACTGTTAATCCCTTTATGAACTGCTGTTCATCCTTCAAGGTTTAGGTCAAAGGTGATAACCCATGAAGCCTTATCTGACCCCCAGGCTAGCTTAAGAGTTCTTCCTTCTGCCCTGACTGGGCATCTGGGGCACAGATAAGTCTGATCCAGCTGTGGCCCCTAGGACCCTGAAAGAGCTTGTTAAGTGAGTGATCAAAGGAGAATCTGAGtagcctcctgccctcaatgttagGCTTCTTGGGATCTCAGGAGAGGATAGGAGAGAGGGTATTGAGAGGGCAGCAGTACTTTACTACCTGTGTCCAGGTAGAGGGACAGGTAGATTTCTGCCAGCCATAGGACTCAGACCATAAAGACTCAGTGGGTTTAGTTAAGTGCCAAACTGGTGGGATCAGACTCAAGGCCTGGCCGTTGGCCTGAATGGGCCAGTTCCTCTGGTCTCAGGGCCTTGCCTGCTAGCCTGCCCTGGCTACATCTTTCCTCCCTGACTGTAGCAAACATTGATATTTACCTGAGATTCAGTCCTTTCAGCATGCTTTCCATGTCTCCATCTCATGCCCAGGACACAGAAGATTCAGATGGGGGTTCTGCAGTTGAGGCCCACTCTGTCTGGCAGAGACAGTATCCAGGCTCAATAAGGTCACTCAACCTGGattcaaacccggatctcctatTCAAGTATGGGGCCTTTCCCCTGCCACAACACTCAGTTTGCTGTGGTTGTCTGCATTGCTTGGCCTGGAGCCTGGCTGAGAATGAGCCCTTTGTGGGTCTTTGacttttccctcccctcccctgcccctgcccacccaccTCCTGTGTCTATTTTATTAGCTAGTTCTGTCAGCTTTATCCTCCAGTAGAGTTtgcatctgtccatttcttctcaCCTCCATCTCTTCCTGCTCGTCCCAATCCACGGTCACCTATCAGTACTACAACAGTCTCCTTGCTGGTCTTCCCTGATTCCACTTCTGTCCTCAATGTTGACCAGCAGCATCTTTCAGAAATCCATATCACTTCATGTCATTCTTGCTTAAAATGTTTAAGGGGCTCCCCATGGCCTCACTGTGGCCTTACAGGCCCTGGGTGGTCCAGCCCTGGCCATCCCTGCTGGTTGTGGCTCCTCCCCCTCTGGCGATGCCTCAGCCACCCTGAATGCCTTCTGTTTCTTGAACATGATCTTGCCCTGCCTGGTGCCTATAACggttttctctgcctctcttcatGACCAGCTCCTTGTCATCATCCCAGATTCAGCTCACGTGCCACCTCCTTAGGCCACCTTCTCAGACCACCCAATCCAAAGCTACCAGCAgacaccacccccaccccgccccaccactttcacttttcctgttTTATGTCCTTCCTTTGTGGAATGTGTTTTTGTGTTACTGCTGTGTTGGTCTTGGTTACAGAGGgagctccttgagagcagggcCCCCCTGCCTGCCTTGCtgacctctgtgtccccagcacccagATCAGTGCTTGGCACCTAGTAAGTACTCAGTATATACTTGttgagtgcctgctatgtgccaggcattgtgctgaggGCTTTGGAGGGATCCAGAGATACATAGCTCTAACTCTCAAAGAGCTGAGTCCACAAGTGTCAGAAGTCTAATCAGAAACACTAGGATGCGGGGGTGACCATTGAGGACTTTGCAGAGGGACACAGAGGAACAGGAAAGCAACCCAGGTTGGGGGAGGTGCTACTTGGACAGCCACATGGTGGCAGGATTGAGTATGGCCTTTCCAAGGAAAGAAAGTGGGGCAACCAGACTGAACTAGAAAAACTGAGTGGAGAATGGCTGTTCTCAGGCAGCACAGGGGGTCCTGGCTGCTGACCACAGCCACTGACCTGAGAGGAAGCTAGGGATTGGGAGGAGGCAGGACAGCCCAGGAGGAAGAACCAGAGTACTGTGTATTAAGGACATGTTATCCCCAGTCCTGTGAAAGGTACATTGCGTACAGTACTTTGGGGTTTTGCTGCAACCTGTTAGGTAAGTTCAGTGAGGAGGAGACTGATGCTCAGAGGTGTTGACCTGCTCAGGGAGATATAGCTGTCAGAGCTAGAGCTGCACCCAGGTCCGATTGGCTCAGGAACCCGTGGACTTTCCCTTGCTAGAGCTGCACCCAAGTCCAATTGGCTCAGGAACCCATGGACTTTCCCTTGCTCCACTGGCCAGCGGAGGCTTGGGAGACTGGaagtgaggtgggggtgggctgtAAGTAGAGAGCCCGGGCCCAGGGAGGCTCTGAGCTGGCCCCTGGCCTCTCCTCAGTCGGCGGCAGCCAGAATCTGCGCTTCTACTGGAAGGAGTTTGTGAATGAAGTGGACGTGCTGGTGTTCATGGTGGACTCCGCTGACCGGCTGCGGCTGCCGTGGGCCCGACAGGAGCTGCACAAGCTGCTAGACAAGGACCCTGACCTGCCTGTTGTGGTGGTGGCCAACAAGCAGGTGAGGGCCGTGGGAGGCTGGCCGAGGTCGGCTGGGCTTGACCCACGATGCCTGGGGCCGGGAGCACCAGAGAGGGGTTCGGGCCTAGACCCGTGGCCTGCGGCACAAGGCTGACTGGCACCCCCACTGCTACCTGGGCTGCGTCCTCATTCCTCACCCCTCAtcctctctgcctgcctctctgcctccctgtcATTTGTCATCCtggaagaatgagaaaaataatttctctgtgTCCACTGTGTCTGAGGTGTGgtttcaaataatatttcatcTGATGTTTCTATTCACTCTGTAAGATATGGgatactgtttccattttacagacagggaatCTGAAGCTCAGAGACAGTTTGTACACCTTGAAAGTAGTAAATTGGGAAGTCGTACTCCAATTGCACCTTTTCCACTCTGATATGTCCTTAATGATGTCTGACTCGATCAGAGAGCCATAGCTGGGAAGTGGTAAGAAGTTAACaagtttaataataataactaatatttactgTGTGCTCATAGCATGCTAAGCACACTGTAATCATGACCTCACTATAGGCCTTGACGTTAGCCCAGAGTTACAGCTGCTGTGTGGCAAAGCCAGGTCTTGAGCTCAGATCCTCAAATTTCCTGCTCTTCACTCTATTCTATATACATCTCCTGGCCCAGTAACTCTTGGCATCACATA includes:
- the ARL10 gene encoding ADP-ribosylation factor-like protein 10, whose translation is MAPRPLSPLVLALGGAAAVLGSVLFILWKTYFGSGRERRWDGGEAWWGAEPAGLPQWDEWDPEDEEDVEPALEELEQREVLVLGLDGSGKSTFLRVLAGKPPLEGHIPTWGFNSVRLPTRDFEVDLLEIGGSQNLRFYWKEFVNEVDVLVFMVDSADRLRLPWARQELHKLLDKDPDLPVVVVANKQDLSEAMSMVELQQELGLQAVDSQREVFLLAASIAPAGTSFENPGTVHIWKLLLELLS